One stretch of Streptomyces sp. R21 DNA includes these proteins:
- a CDS encoding lipid-transfer protein, with amino-acid sequence MTGEVAVLGAGMHPWGKWGRSFVEYGVVAARAALADAGVGWRDVGSIVGADTVRGGYPGYVAGATFAKALGWQGARVASVYAACASGAQALNTARAQILAGLADVVLVVGADAAPKGFFRPAGGERPDDPDWLRFRVLGATNPTYFGLFARRRMAVHGDTLEDFAQVKVKNAAQGALNPNARYRKRVTADEVAGSAVVADPLRLLDICATSDGGAALVLSSMEFARRHGAADPVRIRAVSTVTPRYPSTVLDLPDIATDSAATVAPAAETFRASIARTAYEEAGIGPEDLSLAEVYDLSTALELQWYEDLGLCAEGEAAKLLREGATALGGRIPVNVSGGLASFGEAVPAQAIAQVCELTWQLRGVAGDRQVTGARVGITANQGLFGHGSSVVAVR; translated from the coding sequence ATGACAGGCGAGGTGGCGGTGCTCGGGGCGGGCATGCACCCGTGGGGCAAGTGGGGGCGGAGCTTCGTCGAGTACGGAGTGGTGGCCGCGCGCGCGGCGCTGGCCGATGCCGGGGTCGGCTGGCGGGACGTCGGCTCGATCGTGGGTGCGGACACGGTGCGCGGTGGCTATCCCGGGTACGTGGCGGGGGCGACATTCGCGAAGGCGCTCGGCTGGCAGGGGGCGCGTGTCGCGAGCGTGTACGCGGCGTGTGCGTCCGGGGCGCAGGCGCTCAACACGGCCCGGGCGCAGATCCTGGCGGGGCTCGCGGACGTGGTGCTCGTGGTGGGCGCGGACGCGGCGCCCAAGGGGTTCTTCCGCCCTGCAGGCGGAGAGCGGCCGGATGATCCCGACTGGCTGCGGTTCCGGGTGCTCGGGGCGACGAATCCGACGTACTTCGGGCTGTTCGCCCGGCGGCGGATGGCCGTGCACGGGGACACGCTGGAGGACTTCGCGCAGGTCAAAGTGAAGAACGCCGCCCAAGGGGCGCTCAATCCGAACGCGCGCTACCGCAAGAGGGTCACCGCCGACGAGGTCGCCGGGTCCGCGGTCGTGGCCGATCCGCTGCGGCTGCTCGACATCTGCGCCACCTCCGACGGAGGCGCCGCGCTGGTCCTGTCCAGCATGGAGTTCGCGCGACGCCACGGGGCGGCGGACCCCGTACGGATACGGGCGGTGTCCACGGTGACACCGCGCTACCCCAGCACGGTGCTCGACCTGCCGGACATCGCGACCGACTCCGCGGCCACGGTGGCGCCGGCGGCCGAGACCTTCCGGGCGTCGATCGCACGGACGGCCTACGAAGAGGCGGGCATCGGTCCCGAGGACCTCTCGCTCGCCGAGGTCTACGACCTGTCCACGGCACTGGAGTTGCAGTGGTACGAGGACCTTGGGCTGTGCGCCGAGGGCGAGGCCGCCAAGCTGCTGCGCGAAGGCGCCACGGCGCTCGGCGGACGCATACCGGTGAACGTCAGCGGCGGACTGGCCTCCTTCGGAGAGGCGGTTCCGGCGCAGGCCATCGCCCAGGTGTGCGAGCTGACCTGGCAGTTGCGGGGCGTCGCGGGTGACAGGCAGGTCACGGGTGCGCGGGTGGGGATCACCGCGAACCAGGGACTGTTCGGGCACGGGTCTTCGGTTGTCGCGGTGCGGTGA
- a CDS encoding M15 family metallopeptidase, which translates to MTRLSTALRGLVTTLAALLAVTAASATAQAKPEPKAPEDFVALRSVDPTIIQEMRYFTPHNFVGERIDGYRQPICILTRPAAEALHKAQTRLLRQGYTLKVYDCYRPQRAVDHFVRWAEDLDDQAMKAEFYPQVDKTRLFEDGYIAEKSGHSRGSTMDLTIVRLPAMPTRPYVPGETLVPCYGPQGERFPDNSVDMGTGFDCFDTLAHTLDPRIQGVQRANRLLLKGTLDNLGFVNLAEEWWHFTYKPEPYPDTYFDFPVSKKSLTPSR; encoded by the coding sequence ATGACACGACTCTCCACCGCCCTGCGCGGACTGGTGACCACGCTCGCCGCCCTGCTGGCCGTGACCGCCGCCTCCGCCACGGCCCAGGCGAAGCCCGAACCGAAGGCCCCCGAGGACTTCGTGGCCCTGAGATCCGTGGATCCGACGATCATCCAGGAGATGCGCTACTTCACCCCGCACAACTTCGTGGGCGAGCGTATCGACGGCTACCGGCAGCCGATCTGCATCCTGACCCGGCCCGCCGCAGAAGCACTCCACAAGGCCCAGACACGGCTGCTGCGCCAGGGCTACACCCTCAAGGTGTACGACTGCTACCGCCCGCAGCGCGCCGTCGACCACTTCGTCCGCTGGGCCGAGGACCTCGACGACCAGGCGATGAAGGCCGAGTTCTATCCACAGGTCGACAAGACCCGCCTCTTCGAGGACGGTTACATCGCCGAGAAGTCCGGACACAGCCGCGGCTCGACGATGGACCTGACCATCGTCCGGCTGCCCGCCATGCCGACCCGGCCGTACGTCCCCGGAGAGACCCTGGTGCCTTGTTACGGGCCCCAGGGCGAACGCTTTCCCGACAACTCCGTGGACATGGGCACCGGCTTCGACTGCTTCGACACCCTCGCCCACACCCTGGACCCGCGCATCCAGGGCGTCCAGCGCGCCAACCGACTCCTCCTGAAGGGCACCCTGGATAACCTCGGTTTCGTCAACCTCGCCGAGGAGTGGTGGCACTTCACGTACAAGCCCGAGCCCTACCCGGACACCTACTTCGACTTCCCGGTCTCCAAGAAGTCCCTCACTCCGTCCCGTTGA
- a CDS encoding ATP/GTP-binding protein → MIFGRTERGKPPVEPVTLKILVAGGFGVGKTTLVGAVSEIKPLRTEELLTEAGRPIDDTSGVEGKHTTTVAMDFGRITLREDLVLYLFGTPGQDRFWFLWDELATGALGAVVLADTRRLEDCFAAVDYFERRSIPFVVGVNCFEGASRYPADDVRQALDLDPEVPVVLTDARDRESVKEVLIGVVQHAMAYAAERRQTVTT, encoded by the coding sequence ATGATCTTCGGGCGTACTGAGCGCGGCAAGCCCCCGGTCGAGCCCGTCACCCTCAAGATCCTGGTGGCCGGCGGATTCGGCGTGGGCAAGACGACCCTCGTCGGCGCGGTCAGCGAGATCAAGCCGCTGCGCACCGAGGAACTGCTCACCGAGGCCGGCCGCCCGATCGACGACACCAGCGGTGTGGAGGGCAAGCACACCACCACCGTCGCCATGGACTTCGGCCGCATCACGCTCCGCGAGGACCTGGTGCTGTACCTCTTCGGGACGCCCGGGCAGGACCGCTTCTGGTTCCTGTGGGACGAGCTCGCCACCGGCGCGCTGGGCGCGGTCGTCCTCGCCGACACACGCCGCCTGGAGGACTGCTTCGCGGCCGTCGACTACTTCGAGCGACGCTCCATACCCTTCGTGGTCGGCGTCAACTGCTTCGAGGGCGCCTCCCGTTACCCCGCCGACGACGTCCGTCAGGCACTCGACCTCGACCCCGAGGTGCCCGTCGTGCTGACCGACGCGCGCGACCGCGAGTCGGTCAAGGAAGTCCTCATCGGCGTCGTCCAGCACGCGATGGCGTACGCCGCCGAACGTCGGCAGACCGTCACCACCTGA
- a CDS encoding hydantoinase B/oxoprolinase family protein: protein MTGWQFWVDRGGTFTDIVARRPDGRLLTHKLLSDNPARYADAAVAGVRELLGEGGEIEAVRMGTTVATNALLERTGERTLLVVTRGFRDALRIAYQNRPRIFARRIELPELLYERVIEVDERITADGTVLRAPDLDALAGPLQEAYDAGIRAVAVVCMHSHLHPAHEEAIGELAARTGFPQISLSSEVSPLMKLVPRGDTAVVDAYLSPVLRRYVQHVADELEGVRLMFMQSNGGLTEAGQFRGKDAILSGPAGGIVGMARMSQLAGFDRVIGFDMGGTSTDVSHFAGEYERVFTTQIAGVRLRAPMLDIHTVAAGGGSVLHFDGTRYRVGPDSAGADPGPACYRGGGPLTVTDANVALGRIQPAHFPKVFGPDGDRPLDETLVRDRFADLAREIGERTGDNRTPEQVAEGYLQIAVANIANAVKRISVQKGHDVTRYVLTTFGGAGGQHACMVADSLGIRTVLVPPMAGVLSALGIGLADTTAMREQSVEAPLEASSMPGVLKTADDLESAARAELLAEDVPEDRIRVTRRAQLRYDGTDTALIVELTEPDAMTHAFEERHRATYSFTLDRPIVVEALSVEATGLSEPPDLSTLTAVDGASAAPSDRSAAPTVSLHTGGAWRDVPLHRREELPPGETVVGPAIITEAGATTVVDDGWQAATTDDGHLVMERVAVTESSELGTEADPVLLEVFNNLFMSIAEQMGARLESTAQSVNIKERLDFSCALFDPDGNLVANAPHIPVHLGSMGTSVKEVIRRRGDAMRPGDTYAVNDPYHGGTHLPDVTVITPVFDTASATSATSTEGDRNLLFYVASRGHHAEIGGIAPGSMPANSRTIEEEGILFDNWLLAEDGRFREAETLRLLTEAPYPSRNPRTNLADLRAQIAANQKGVDEVARMIDNFGLDVVQAYMKHVQDNAEEAVRRVIDALEDGEFAYETDSGAVIRVRVRVDRENRSATVDFTGTSPQLATNFNAPFAVVNAAVLYVFRTLVDDDIPLNDGCLRPLDIVVPPGSMLAPEPPAAVVAGNVETSQAITGALYGALGVQAEGSGTMNNVTFGNERYQYYETVASGSGAGDGFPGAPVVQTHMTNSRLTDPEILEWRLPVLLDAFEVRHGSGGAGRWSGGDGAVRRIRFREPMTVSTLSQHRRVPPYGMAGGAPGALGANRVERADGTVTELGGSDTADVGPDDVLVIETPGGGGYGPPSRDPHQAGEESDDLRAY, encoded by the coding sequence GTGACAGGCTGGCAGTTCTGGGTCGACCGAGGCGGCACCTTCACCGACATCGTCGCGCGCCGCCCGGACGGCCGCCTGCTCACGCACAAGCTGCTCTCCGACAATCCGGCCAGGTACGCCGACGCGGCGGTCGCGGGCGTACGCGAACTCCTCGGCGAGGGCGGCGAGATCGAGGCCGTCCGCATGGGCACCACCGTCGCCACCAACGCCCTGCTGGAGCGCACGGGCGAACGCACCCTCCTCGTCGTCACCCGCGGATTCCGCGACGCGCTGCGCATCGCCTACCAGAACCGCCCTCGGATCTTCGCCCGCCGGATCGAACTGCCCGAGCTGCTGTACGAGCGCGTCATCGAGGTCGACGAGCGGATCACCGCCGACGGCACCGTCCTGCGCGCCCCCGACCTGGATGCTCTCGCCGGTCCCCTCCAGGAGGCCTACGACGCCGGGATCCGCGCCGTGGCCGTCGTCTGCATGCACAGCCATCTCCATCCCGCCCACGAGGAGGCCATCGGCGAGCTGGCCGCCCGCACCGGCTTCCCGCAGATCTCGCTCTCCAGCGAGGTCAGCCCACTGATGAAGCTCGTCCCGCGCGGCGACACCGCCGTCGTCGACGCCTACCTGTCGCCCGTGCTGCGTCGTTACGTCCAGCACGTCGCCGACGAGCTCGAGGGCGTGCGGCTGATGTTCATGCAGTCCAACGGCGGGCTCACCGAGGCCGGCCAGTTCCGCGGCAAGGACGCCATCCTCTCCGGGCCCGCGGGCGGCATCGTCGGCATGGCCCGCATGTCGCAACTGGCGGGCTTCGACCGTGTCATCGGTTTCGACATGGGCGGTACGTCGACGGACGTCTCGCACTTCGCGGGCGAGTACGAACGGGTCTTCACCACCCAGATCGCCGGCGTACGGCTGCGCGCGCCCATGCTGGACATCCACACCGTCGCGGCCGGCGGCGGCTCGGTGCTCCACTTCGACGGCACCCGCTATCGCGTGGGCCCCGACTCGGCGGGCGCGGACCCCGGCCCCGCCTGCTACCGGGGCGGCGGCCCGCTCACCGTCACCGACGCCAACGTGGCACTGGGCCGTATCCAACCCGCTCACTTCCCCAAGGTGTTCGGCCCCGACGGGGATCGGCCGCTGGACGAGACCCTGGTCCGCGACCGCTTCGCCGACCTCGCCCGCGAGATCGGCGAGAGGACCGGCGACAACCGGACGCCCGAGCAGGTCGCCGAGGGCTATCTGCAGATCGCCGTGGCCAACATCGCCAACGCCGTGAAGCGGATCTCCGTCCAGAAGGGCCACGACGTCACCCGGTACGTGCTGACGACCTTCGGCGGCGCGGGCGGCCAGCACGCGTGCATGGTCGCCGACTCGCTCGGCATCCGCACCGTCCTCGTACCACCCATGGCCGGTGTGCTGTCCGCCCTCGGCATCGGTCTCGCCGACACCACGGCCATGCGCGAGCAGTCCGTCGAGGCGCCGCTGGAGGCGTCCTCGATGCCCGGTGTCCTGAAGACCGCCGATGACCTGGAGAGCGCCGCCCGCGCCGAACTCCTCGCCGAGGACGTGCCCGAGGACCGCATCCGGGTGACCCGCCGCGCCCAGCTCCGCTATGACGGCACGGACACGGCACTCATCGTCGAGCTCACCGAGCCCGACGCCATGACCCACGCCTTCGAAGAACGCCACCGCGCCACCTACTCCTTCACCCTCGACCGCCCGATCGTCGTCGAAGCCCTCTCCGTGGAAGCCACCGGTCTTTCCGAACCCCCCGATCTCTCCACGCTCACCGCCGTCGACGGAGCCTCCGCCGCCCCCTCGGACCGTTCCGCCGCGCCGACGGTCAGCCTCCACACGGGCGGTGCCTGGCGGGACGTACCCCTGCACCGCCGCGAGGAACTGCCCCCCGGCGAAACCGTCGTCGGCCCCGCGATCATCACCGAGGCGGGTGCGACGACCGTCGTCGACGACGGGTGGCAGGCTGCCACCACCGACGACGGGCATCTGGTCATGGAACGCGTCGCGGTCACGGAGAGTTCCGAACTCGGCACGGAAGCGGACCCGGTTCTCCTGGAGGTCTTCAACAACCTCTTCATGTCGATCGCCGAACAAATGGGCGCCCGCCTGGAGTCCACCGCCCAGTCCGTCAACATCAAGGAGCGCCTCGACTTCTCCTGCGCGCTCTTCGACCCGGACGGAAACCTGGTGGCCAACGCGCCGCACATCCCCGTCCACCTGGGCTCCATGGGCACCAGCGTCAAGGAGGTCATCCGGCGACGCGGCGACGCCATGCGGCCCGGAGACACGTACGCGGTCAACGATCCGTACCACGGCGGCACCCACCTCCCCGACGTCACGGTCATCACCCCCGTCTTCGACACGGCGAGCGCGACAAGCGCGACGAGCACGGAGGGTGACCGAAACCTCCTCTTCTACGTCGCCTCCCGCGGCCACCACGCAGAGATCGGCGGCATCGCGCCCGGCTCCATGCCCGCGAACAGCCGCACGATCGAGGAAGAAGGCATCCTCTTCGACAACTGGCTGCTCGCCGAGGACGGCCGGTTCCGCGAGGCGGAGACCCTGCGCCTGCTCACCGAGGCGCCCTATCCCTCCCGCAACCCGAGGACCAACCTCGCCGACCTGCGCGCCCAGATCGCCGCCAACCAGAAGGGCGTCGACGAGGTCGCCCGCATGATCGACAACTTCGGACTCGACGTCGTCCAGGCGTACATGAAGCACGTCCAGGACAACGCCGAGGAAGCCGTCCGCCGCGTCATCGACGCCCTTGAAGACGGCGAGTTCGCCTACGAGACCGACTCCGGGGCCGTCATCCGGGTCCGCGTCCGAGTAGACCGCGAAAACCGCTCCGCGACGGTCGACTTCACGGGCACGTCCCCACAGCTCGCCACCAACTTCAACGCCCCCTTCGCCGTGGTCAACGCCGCCGTCCTGTACGTCTTCCGCACCCTGGTCGACGACGACATCCCCCTCAACGACGGCTGCCTGCGCCCCCTGGACATCGTCGTACCGCCCGGTTCCATGCTCGCCCCCGAACCCCCGGCCGCCGTGGTCGCGGGCAACGTCGAGACCTCGCAGGCGATCACCGGCGCCCTCTACGGGGCCCTGGGCGTGCAGGCCGAAGGCTCCGGCACGATGAACAACGTCACCTTCGGCAACGAGCGGTACCAGTACTACGAGACGGTGGCCTCCGGTTCCGGCGCGGGCGACGGCTTCCCCGGCGCACCCGTCGTGCAGACCCACATGACCAACTCGCGGCTCACCGACCCCGAGATCCTGGAGTGGCGGCTGCCGGTTCTGCTCGACGCGTTCGAGGTGCGGCACGGCAGCGGCGGCGCGGGGCGCTGGAGCGGCGGGGACGGGGCCGTGCGCCGCATCCGGTTCCGTGAACCCATGACCGTCTCCACGCTCTCCCAGCACCGCCGCGTCCCGCCCTACGGCATGGCCGGCGGCGCCCCCGGAGCGCTCGGCGCCAACCGGGTGGAGCGCGCGGACGGCACGGTCACCGAGCTCGGCGGAAGTGACACGGCGGACGTCGGCCCCGACGACGTACTCGTCATCGAAACCCCTGGCGGCGGAGGCTACGGCCCACCGTCGCGCGACCCCCATCAAGCAGGAGAAGAGAGCGATGATCTTCGGGCGTACTGA
- a CDS encoding MIP/aquaporin family protein, with translation MSNGDIFVGELIGTAILILFGAGVCAAVTLNKSKAQGAGWVVIAFGWGFGVLAGAYTSAPLSGGHINPAVTIGFAIEGTTKWEDVPFYILGQLAGAMIGAVLCWLLYLGQFNLNRENPIETLGIFSTRPEINNPVQNLITEIIASIGLMLPILAMVGGDKHVAGIGDAGLPVLLIALLVVGIGLSLGGPTGYAINPARDLGPRITHALLPIPNKGTSEWSYSWIPVVGPIVGAAIGAVIYNAAF, from the coding sequence ATGAGCAACGGAGACATCTTTGTCGGCGAGTTGATCGGCACTGCGATTCTGATTCTGTTCGGCGCCGGCGTGTGCGCCGCTGTCACGCTCAACAAGTCCAAGGCGCAGGGCGCCGGTTGGGTGGTCATCGCGTTCGGATGGGGATTCGGAGTGCTCGCCGGCGCCTATACGTCGGCGCCCCTGTCCGGAGGGCACATCAACCCGGCCGTGACCATCGGCTTCGCGATCGAGGGCACGACCAAGTGGGAGGACGTGCCCTTCTACATCCTCGGGCAGCTCGCCGGAGCGATGATCGGGGCCGTCCTGTGCTGGCTGCTCTACCTGGGCCAGTTCAACCTGAACAGAGAGAATCCCATCGAGACGCTGGGGATCTTCTCGACCCGGCCCGAGATCAACAACCCGGTGCAGAACCTCATCACCGAGATCATCGCCAGCATCGGCCTGATGCTGCCCATTCTGGCCATGGTCGGCGGCGACAAACACGTGGCGGGCATCGGCGACGCAGGCCTGCCCGTCCTGCTCATCGCCCTCCTCGTCGTAGGCATCGGCCTGTCGCTCGGCGGCCCCACCGGGTACGCCATCAACCCGGCCCGCGACCTGGGGCCGCGCATCACGCACGCGCTGCTGCCGATTCCCAACAAGGGTACTTCGGAGTGGAGTTACTCCTGGATCCCGGTGGTCGGCCCGATCGTGGGTGCCGCCATCGGAGCCGTGATCTACAACGCAGCCTTCTGA
- a CDS encoding Zn-ribbon domain-containing OB-fold protein: MVAGWFSGDGDDFRLIGTRCSACASVFFPREDAFCRNPGCPGGELQEVPLSRRGRVWSYTDSRYRPPSPYVSDPELSWEPYALIAVELESERIVVLGQTVPGVTVADLTVGMEVEVVPGVLNEDAETTWTTWHWRPTGVTV; encoded by the coding sequence GTGGTCGCCGGATGGTTCTCCGGGGACGGGGACGACTTCCGGCTCATCGGCACGCGCTGCTCGGCGTGCGCCTCGGTCTTCTTTCCCCGCGAGGACGCCTTCTGCCGCAATCCCGGCTGCCCGGGCGGCGAGCTCCAGGAGGTCCCACTGTCCCGGCGGGGCCGCGTCTGGTCGTACACGGACAGCCGCTACCGGCCTCCGTCACCGTACGTGTCCGATCCGGAACTCTCGTGGGAACCGTACGCGTTGATCGCTGTGGAGCTGGAATCCGAGCGGATCGTGGTGCTCGGTCAGACGGTTCCCGGGGTCACCGTCGCCGATCTGACGGTGGGCATGGAGGTGGAGGTCGTCCCCGGGGTGCTCAACGAGGACGCGGAGACGACCTGGACGACATGGCACTGGCGGCCCACGGGGGTGACGGTATGA
- a CDS encoding EAL domain-containing protein, translated as MPSWTNALRFAFQPIVNLTTGGVTALEILARPETGDILAQARRDPELDGRLAALAIRAAAQKETLLPLHVNVFAGTLADLGGLAALRDAVREAGRRPWEVTIDVGPPFTHVPQLALLEAVAALRAEGFRICADGVGDGDAPLRLLTDLAPDLMKLDVSLLARPAAVRAMRTLCEQLGALLSVEGVETERQCAAAIAAGAQWAQGELFAPPSRLPAADVYVPALSPAALATPRSGPPVRQFVRPAALLPATASAGQVRALLTGSPDVSGVLLVDSTGAPVRSVHRSRFLLSMSGRYGHALYADRPAAKLGDAPRTVGVDATAWEVLDVVAVGDRDRTSDDVAVVDHYGRCVGVVRLADLVRALAESRVEEAAALNPLTRLPGSDAITGEVDRRIADGRMFALSWLDVDHFKQVNDGAGFAAGDELIRAVARALQYAATGATRVGHIGGDDFLVLADPDSLDPLAASVLDAPWSAGGRAVTLSLATVLCAPGSVSDHRQAAACLAPLKQAAKALSGASWVLGRAGLPGQEIRRGSGTASAPAQAGCAAGEPSRG; from the coding sequence GTGCCCTCCTGGACGAACGCTCTTCGCTTCGCCTTCCAGCCGATCGTCAACCTGACGACCGGAGGAGTCACGGCGCTGGAGATACTCGCCCGTCCGGAGACCGGCGACATCCTGGCGCAGGCCCGTCGCGACCCGGAACTCGACGGCCGTCTGGCCGCGTTGGCGATCCGGGCGGCGGCCCAGAAGGAGACGCTGCTGCCGCTGCACGTCAATGTGTTCGCGGGGACCCTCGCCGATCTCGGCGGGCTCGCCGCGCTGCGCGACGCGGTGCGCGAGGCCGGGCGGCGGCCCTGGGAGGTGACCATCGACGTCGGCCCGCCGTTCACGCACGTGCCGCAGCTCGCCCTGCTGGAGGCGGTCGCCGCGCTGCGCGCCGAGGGCTTCCGGATCTGCGCGGACGGAGTGGGCGACGGTGACGCACCCCTGCGGCTGCTCACCGACCTCGCCCCGGACCTGATGAAGCTCGACGTCTCCCTGCTGGCGCGGCCCGCGGCGGTCCGCGCGATGCGGACGCTGTGCGAACAACTGGGCGCGCTGCTGTCCGTGGAGGGGGTCGAGACCGAGCGGCAGTGCGCGGCCGCGATCGCGGCGGGCGCGCAGTGGGCGCAGGGCGAGCTGTTCGCGCCGCCTTCGCGGCTGCCGGCAGCGGACGTATACGTTCCGGCGCTCTCCCCCGCCGCCCTCGCGACGCCGCGATCGGGGCCGCCCGTACGGCAGTTCGTGCGGCCCGCGGCGCTGCTGCCCGCCACCGCGTCGGCCGGGCAGGTACGGGCGCTGCTCACGGGTTCTCCCGACGTCTCCGGGGTGTTGCTCGTGGACTCGACCGGGGCGCCTGTCCGGTCGGTGCACCGCTCCCGGTTCCTGCTGTCGATGTCGGGGCGCTACGGGCATGCTCTGTACGCCGACCGGCCGGCCGCCAAGCTCGGCGACGCGCCGCGCACGGTCGGCGTCGACGCCACCGCGTGGGAGGTCCTCGACGTGGTGGCGGTCGGGGACCGGGACCGTACGTCCGACGATGTCGCGGTCGTCGACCACTACGGGCGGTGCGTGGGCGTCGTACGGCTGGCGGATCTCGTACGGGCGCTCGCCGAGAGCCGGGTCGAGGAGGCGGCAGCGCTCAACCCGCTGACCCGGCTGCCCGGTTCGGACGCGATCACCGGCGAGGTGGACCGGCGGATCGCGGACGGCCGGATGTTCGCACTGAGCTGGCTGGACGTCGACCACTTCAAGCAGGTCAACGACGGAGCGGGGTTCGCGGCGGGCGACGAGCTGATCCGGGCGGTGGCCCGGGCGCTGCAGTACGCCGCTACCGGGGCGACGCGGGTGGGGCACATCGGCGGCGACGACTTCCTCGTCCTCGCGGACCCGGACTCGCTCGACCCGTTGGCCGCCTCGGTGCTCGACGCGCCGTGGTCGGCGGGCGGGCGGGCCGTCACGCTGTCCCTGGCCACCGTCCTGTGCGCCCCCGGAAGCGTCAGCGACCATCGACAGGCCGCCGCCTGCCTGGCACCCCTCAAACAGGCCGCGAAGGCGCTCAGCGGTGCGAGTTGGGTGCTGGGCCGCGCGGGCCTGCCGGGGCAGGAGATCCGCCGCGGCTCGGGGACCGCGTCGGCCCCGGCCCAGGCCGGGTGCGCGGCGGGCGAGCCGAGCCGGGGCTGA
- the glpK gene encoding glycerol kinase GlpK, whose protein sequence is MPDNAQKYVAAIDQGTTSSRCIIFDQGGAIVAVDQREHRQIFPKPGWVEHDATEIWSKVQAVVAGAIAKAGLRADQLSALGITNQRETTVLWDRATGKPVHNAIVWQDTRTSALCNELGGSDGQDRFREQTGLPLASYFSGPKAAWLLDNVPGLRTRAERGEIAFGTIDSWLIWNLTGGTDGGQHVTDVTNAGRTMLMNLETLQWDPSILSAMNVPEAVLPEIRSSSEVYGTAVGQLAGVPVASALGDQQAAVFGQACFDVGNAKNTYGTGSFLLLNTGNRPVPSKNGLLTTMGYKIGTEAPVYCLEGSIAITGALVQWFRDQLGIIRSADEIETLAASVDDNGGAYIVPAFSGLFAPYWRSDARGVVTGLTRYVTKAHLARAVLEATSWQTREVVDAMYQDSGVNITILKVDGGMTKNNLLMQHQADVLGVPVVRPKVSETTCLGAAYAAGLATGVWNDLDELKSHWQKDVEWTPSMAASVRDHEYHNWRKAVEKSFGWHEDGVG, encoded by the coding sequence ATGCCGGACAACGCCCAGAAGTACGTTGCCGCAATCGACCAGGGCACCACCTCCAGCCGCTGCATCATCTTCGACCAGGGCGGCGCGATCGTCGCCGTCGACCAGCGCGAACACCGCCAGATCTTCCCCAAGCCCGGCTGGGTGGAGCATGACGCCACCGAGATCTGGTCGAAGGTGCAGGCGGTGGTCGCGGGAGCGATCGCCAAAGCCGGGCTGCGGGCCGACCAGCTCAGCGCGCTCGGCATCACCAACCAGCGGGAGACGACGGTCCTCTGGGATCGCGCCACGGGCAAGCCCGTGCACAACGCGATCGTCTGGCAGGACACCCGGACGTCCGCGCTCTGCAACGAACTGGGCGGCTCGGACGGGCAGGACCGCTTCCGCGAGCAGACCGGACTGCCGTTGGCCAGCTACTTCTCCGGCCCGAAGGCGGCCTGGCTGCTCGACAACGTGCCGGGCCTGCGCACGCGCGCCGAGCGCGGCGAGATCGCCTTCGGGACCATCGACTCCTGGCTGATCTGGAACCTGACCGGCGGCACCGACGGCGGACAGCACGTCACCGACGTGACCAACGCGGGCCGCACCATGCTGATGAACCTCGAAACGCTCCAGTGGGACCCTTCCATCCTCTCCGCGATGAACGTCCCCGAGGCGGTCCTGCCCGAGATCAGGTCCTCCTCCGAGGTGTACGGCACCGCTGTGGGCCAACTCGCGGGCGTGCCCGTCGCGTCGGCGCTCGGCGACCAGCAGGCGGCGGTGTTCGGTCAGGCCTGCTTCGACGTGGGCAACGCGAAGAACACCTACGGAACGGGCAGCTTCCTGCTGCTCAACACCGGTAACCGGCCCGTCCCTTCGAAGAACGGCCTGCTCACGACGATGGGATACAAGATCGGCACCGAGGCGCCGGTCTACTGCCTGGAGGGCTCGATCGCGATCACCGGCGCGCTGGTGCAGTGGTTCCGCGACCAACTGGGCATCATCCGTTCCGCCGACGAGATCGAGACCCTGGCGGCGAGCGTCGACGACAACGGCGGCGCCTACATCGTGCCCGCGTTCTCGGGTCTGTTCGCCCCGTACTGGCGCTCCGACGCGCGAGGCGTCGTCACCGGGCTCACCCGGTACGTCACCAAGGCGCACCTGGCCCGTGCGGTGCTGGAGGCGACGAGCTGGCAGACCCGCGAGGTCGTGGACGCCATGTACCAGGACTCCGGGGTCAACATCACGATCCTCAAGGTCGACGGCGGCATGACCAAGAACAACCTGCTGATGCAGCACCAGGCGGATGTGCTGGGCGTCCCGGTGGTCCGCCCGAAGGTCTCCGAGACGACCTGCCTGGGCGCCGCGTATGCGGCCGGGCTCGCGACCGGAGTGTGGAACGACCTCGACGAGCTGAAGTCGCACTGGCAGAAGGACGTCGAGTGGACGCCGTCGATGGCGGCGTCGGTGCGTGATCACGAGTACCACAACTGGCGCAAAGCGGTGGAGAAGAGCTTCGGCTGGCACGAGGACGGCGTCGGCTGA